The DNA window CGCCTTCGTAAAACGGCGGCATAAACTGGCTACCCATGTGAAACGCCAGAGGAATCGTCAGCGCAAAGAAAAGAAGGTTGGCCAATAGAGTGATGGCACGGTGGCGCAGGCACCAGCGCAGGATAGGAAGGTAAATGGCTTGGGTGAAGCGCGAAATGGGGTTGGCCGATTCAGGCCTTAAACGTCCGCGAATAAAGACCAGCATCAGCACAGGGACAAGAGTGATTGCGAGGACCGACGAAAAGCCAATAGCCAGAGTTTTGGTCCAGGCAAGCGGACGGAACATCCGGCCTTCCTGGGCTTCCAGCAGAAAGACGGGAAGGAACGAAACGACAATGATGATGAGCGAAAAGAAGATGGGAGGTCCAACCTGCTTGGCGGCCCCCATCAGGGCCATTCGCCGCTCGTGGCCACTAATGACGGGAGGCTCGCTTATCGCGGTACCCGGACTTCCCGTTTCGTTCATGACTGGCCCCTGAAGGTTGCTATGCCCCGGGTTGTCATTTGACACGCGCGCTGCAATCTCCTGCTGGCGTTCCGAGAGGACACGATAGCCGTTCTCCACCATTACAATTGCTGCGTCAACCAGGACTCCGATGGCTAGCGCCAGCCCGCCCAGCGACATGATGTTGGCCGTCACGTGGAAGTAGTACATTGGAATAAACGATGCAATGACGGCAATGGGCAAAGTCACGATAGGGATGAGGGCAGAGCGAAAGTGGAAGAGAAAAATGATGATGACGAGGCTGACGATGATGGCTTCTTCCAGAAGGTCACGCTGCAACGTGCCGATGGACTCCTGGATCAGCTCAGAGCGGTCGTATGCGGGAACAATTTCTACGCCGGCAGGGAGAGAAGACTTGATCTCTGAGATTTTCTGCTTGATTCCGCTGATTACATTCAGGGCGTTCTGCCCAAAACGCATCACCACAATACCGCCCACGGTTTCCCCATCCCCGTTCCAGTCAACGGCCCCCTCGCGAATGTCTGGCCCAAAGGAGACTGTTCCCAGGTCCTTCACCATCACGGGGACGCCGTTGTGTGTCGCCACGGGAATGTTGGCGAGGTCATCCAGAGACTTGAAATATCCGAGACCGCGCACCATGTACTCCGCGCCGCCAAGCTCGAGGAGGCGCCCGCCCACTTCGTTGGAACTCTGGCGAACACGCTCGATAACAGTTGATAGGGGAATGTTAAGCGCCTGGAGCTTGTCCGGATCAAGCCTGACCTGGTATTGGCGCACATATCCGCCGATTGTCGCCACTTCCGCGACGCCGGGAACAGTCTCAAGCTGGTAGCGGATATGCCAGTCCTGCAGGCTGCGGAGGTCGGCCAGATTCTGCCTGTGGCTGTGGTCAACCAGAACGTATTCGTAAACCCAGCCGGCGCCCGTGGCATCAGGCCCCAGAACCGGATTGACTCCCGCTGGCAGTTTGCCCTGCAGTTGCTGGAGGTATTCCAGCACTCGAGAGCGCGCCCAGTAGAGGTCCGTGCCGTCCTGAAAGATGACGTAAACGTAGGAATCACCGAACATCGTTTCAGCACGGACATTTTTCACTCGCGGCGCGGCAAGCATGGTGGTGACGATGGGATAAGTGACCTGGTCCTCGATGATGTTCGGCGGCTGGCCTGCCCAGCTGGTGTGGATGATCACCTGAACATCGGAAATGTCGGGAAGCGCATCCAGCGGAATACTCTTCATCGACCAGATCCCGGCCAGGACCAGCAGGAACACGCCGGTGAAAACCAGGAAGCGGTTGCGGGCGCACCAGTCTATCAAGCGGGCTATCACGTTACATTCCCCCTTCCGCGTTAACGCTCATTTGCTTTGTGGCGACGGTCTGCCCGTTCTTCTGAGCTGTGATCGTCACCTGCCACGTTCCTCCGCCCTGGAGCTGGCCGCTGCCCTCGTAGAAACCGCCTTCCTGGTCGTTCAGCGTGAACACGCTCTGCATTGCTGCCATTCCCATTGTCGGCATGGCTGGCATAAAGAACAGGACTTTCACCTGGGCGCCGGTGATCGGTTTCCCGTCGGCGCCGGTCAGCTTGACCCGAATGGTGACTGAGCCCTTCCGCGGCGGCGAGGGCGAGGTGGTGAATTCCACATTTGCCTGACGGACATTCCCCATGCTCATTGACGCTGCAGCGCCCGCGCCAGGCGGTGGCGGCACGAAAGAGCCGAGCGCTGCCTGGAGCTGGCTCTCGGAATCGAGCAGAAAATTTGCGGAGGTTACGATTTTCTCGCCCTGCTTCAATCCCTGGAGCACGCTGTAATAGTCGCCTGCCCGAAACCCCAGCGTCACCTCACGCGGCTCGAGATATCCGCCGCCATGATCGATAAAGACGACGTTGCGTGTGCCGGTGTGAAAGACCCCTGACACGGGAATCGCAAGCTTTCGTCCTATCGGGATCTTCAAGATGACGTTAACGAACATGCCCGGCGTAAGCTTCAGGCCCGGGTTCTGGAAAACCAGCCGCACCTTGGTAGTTCGTGTATCCATGTTGACCTGGGGGTAAACGAAATCAACTCTGCCGTAGAACGTTCGGCCGGGATAGGCATCCGAGGTCACGGTGGCGGGCTGACCACGACGAATCTGGCTAATGTCGCTCTGGAATACTTCAGCATTGACCCAGACGGTGGAAAGGTCGGCGATGGTGTAAAGCCGCGTGGCCGGCTCAACATAGAGGTTCGGAAGGGCGTTGCGCTCGGTGATGTAGCCGGAGACGGGCGAATCGATTTCAAGATTGTGCTGGACTTCGCCTGTCCTTTCAAGGTGCTCAATCTCGCGCGATGGAATACTCCATTGCTGCAAGCGCACGCGCGCGGCGGTGAGCAGCGAATCGGCGCCGGAGGCGACGCCCGGCACGGTGCTTTGCGCCAGCAGGCCACTGTTCTTCCTGGCCAGTAAATATTCCTGCTCCGTCGTCACCAGTTCCGGGCTGTAAACGGTGAAGAGCGGCTGACCCTTTCGGACGTATTGATAGGTGGCATCCGCATACACTTTGGTGATCCAGCCGGAGAACCGCGTCTGCACGTACGCCTGGAGGCGTTCGTCCACCGCTGCGTTGCCCACTGCCCGGATTTCGTTTGTGAGTTCCCTCCATTTAACCTCACCGCTGGTGACGCCGATGCTTTGCAGCCGCTGAGGCGAGAGTTGGAGCGGCGCAAGGGCTGCGGCAGCAGTCGCAGGACTGCTTTCAGCCGCGGAGGATTCTCCGGTAGGAGGGGCAGGCATGATCGTTTCTTTCAATTCGGCAGCCCGGCGTTCCTGCGCAACATAGCGCCAGCCGAAGAAAGCCGCAGCAGCGGCAAGCACTATGCTCAGCCCGAGTGTGATCTGGAATGCTTTGCGATAGTCCTTCATGGTGAATTCCTCTCTCCCGGATGGCATTCCTCACGGAATTTGGACTCCGGTCAGTTGTTCGAGCCGGGCCAGGGCGCTTTCGTGTTCGGCCAGCGTGCGCCAGTACTCAATGTCAAGGTTGAGTACGTCGAGGAATGAACTTAGTAACGTCTCGAAGTCCTGCTGGGCTGATTGATAGGCGGCAAGTCCCGCATCAAACGTAGCCGTTGCCTGTGGAATCAGCCCCTCGCGGTAGATTTTGAGAACTTTGGAGTCCGAGTCGGCCACCAGGTACTGGTCGCGCACTTCGAAATAGGCCTGCTGGACCTGCGCTTCGTAGGCCCGGCGGGAGCTGTTCAATTGTTCAGCGGCTTCGGCCACTTCCGGCCGCTGCCGCCGGTTGCGAAAAATCGGAAGAGTTACGCCGAAGCTGATCATGTAGCGCTCGGGAAAAACAGCGGCTGTGTGCTGGTACAAGTACTGAACGCTGAAGTCAGGATAAAAGTCTTTGCGGGCTAACTCGACCTGCAGGCTGCGGTCCTGCATCATCTCATGCTGAGCGCCGACTTCCGAATTGCCTGTACGGACAGCTGCCAGCAGGTCATCGGAACTGTAGGGCAGAGCGGTTTCAGTGAGTTTCTCCGTGATGATGTCAGCTGAATCCTGCGGCCGGTTCAGAAGCTGTTTCAGTTGCGCCTGGAGGGTTTGCATTTGCTGGAAGTATTGCGTGGCATCCCGCAAGAGTTTTGTCTGCTGCAGTTGGGCCTTGAGCACGTCCTGCTGGTTGCCCTGGCCTGTCCGGTAGCGAGCTTCAGCGATCTTTTCGACCTGGGCCAGAAGTTTTTCGTTCTTTTCCAGGATCGAAAGCGTCTGTCGAACGTAGTCGAGGCGGAAATAAGCGGTTTTGACTTGTTCAATAACGGAACGCCTGACCGTGTCAGACTGCATGAGGAGCGTGTCCGCTTTGCGGCGGGCAATTTCACCGCGCAAACGAAGTTTTCCAGGATAGGGAATGCTTTGTGAAACACCAAACCCAAGGTATGTCATTTCGACCGAATGGAAGCCGTCGAAGGGAAGAGGTGTCCCCGCAGACATATGCTCAACCATCAATTCGGGGTCAGGCAGCGTCGATACCTGGGAAGGCACCTGCGTAGCTGCCTGCCACCCCCGTCTTGCTGCCAGGATTTGCGGATTATTCATTTCCGCTTCTTTGACCAGTTGCGACAAAGGCGTGGCGGCTTTGGCGGGCTGCGCCTGATCCGGCGGTTCCACGCCCTGCACGGCCCTTACCGGGATTGGGATCAGGCACGAGATGGCAGCGAACATAACGGCGGCATATAGAGTGATGATGCTGCAGGAACCCGAAACTGATTGTTGCTGACGGCCTATTCTGCGCGGCTGAAGAATGCTCACTGCCGCCTCCTTTCGGTATACGCAAGCCCTTTCAGATCACGGTCGTAGACGGCATCCCACAGTCGGTCGAACAGCTTGCGTGACATGGGTTCCTTCAGTTCAAACTCATACGTTTCTCGGTATCCCCGGACTCGGAAATGGTAGGGATCGGGATTGGCGATCGTCTCGATGTCAGACCAACGCCAGCTCCGACCGTCGCGCCCGCCGGCCGTCAAGTAATCGATTCCTCCGTTGCGGAAGTGGAGCATCCCGTTGGTCCCGCCGCCAATTGTGCGATGGCGTGCGGGCAGAGACGCCAAGTTTGGGGCTCCGGGATCGGGCCGGCCGTTCTCCACTGGCTTTTGAACCCGATGGGCAAAGGCATCGGCTACCGCAGGGGGCACGGGGTTTGTGAGGCCAAAGTGGAATTCGCGATCGCCGGAAAGGTGCCAACCCCGGTTCTGGTAAGTTTCGAGGTCAAGTCGATTCACCGTAAGCCGGAAGCTCTGAATCTCGGTATACGACCAGTGCAGCGGGGAACCCTTATTAGGGTGAAACTCAACACCTCGATCATTGATCTCGAGAATCCCGGAAGTCTTGGTAATCAAGTGGCGCAGTCGGGCAGGCGATTGCCATATCGCGGCTGATGCAGAATCCGACTGAGCTTGCGGTGCTGGACATGCGGCAAAGGGCGCCCGGGGAATAAACCAAAGTAACAGAGAGAACGAAGTGATATAGAAGAATCCTCGCATGATGGACCTCCAGAAAAAGCTGGCTGTCGTGAAATAGAGAAATGGATAACGTGAAGGATTTCACGCTACGGCGGCGGGTGCTAAATCAGAAAGGAATGATGGAGCGTGTAAAGATCATAGGGCGGTGAATAGCAATGAATCTTGAAGGGGGTGTGCGCTGCTCCCACGGCATTAAGCACTGCATTCGAATGCGGAAGCATGGCCAGGACCGCGTATCCCACAGCCGGAGCCGTGACCTCAGATGCCTGTTGAAGGTGATTGGCTGGCCCGGGAAGTCCTGGCGTGCAGCAGGTCCGCATTTGGTTTGCCGGGGCGCAGGGCATCGAGGCGCAACAATTCATCGAAGAGTGACCCGCCATGAGCGGGCCAATGCAACCTCCCACGCTTGCAAAAAGCAGCGCGCACAGCAGCAGGATGGGCCTGGCCTTCCTCATACGAACGGATATTAGCACAACTCTTGCCCCGTCGCGCATGATTCACGTCACAATTTGAAAGCTTTTTCCAAGCGAGGAAATTTCTTCCCGCGCAGATGGAACTCAGCTTTTACGGTTGAAATCCCGCCGATCCTAAAGGAGCAGAAAAAATATCGGAGTGAATAATGCCACATCCAGCAGCACCCGGAATTGATCGAGAGATATTGTTTTCTCCTTAAAGCGGATTAGAGTAAAGGCCAGGGCGCTGAACAACTCAGCCGCCAGAATTTGCCAATGCATGCGCCCCAATCCGGAAGCCATCAGAACAAGAGGAATGGTGCCGACGGCAAAAGCAAGCGGCAGAAAATGCCGTCCCATCCAGGCGGTCCACGGGTGGGGTGAGCCGAACCGGCGCCTGCGCAAGCGGCTCCATTCTCCGTATTCAATAGCTGTGCAGTTCATCCAGCACAAAGCGGCAAACACCGCGCAATTCGCGACGAGCATTGCGCTGCTCTCCGTCATCTTCTCCCAAACCGGGAAGCACGTGCCGAGCGCGAACAGAACACCCACCAGCAATTCCTTGGGCAGCCACTGACGCCGCGGAGATACCAGATGCACCACGAGCAGGTAAACGCCGATGGCAAAAAGGAGGACGACACCGTCCCCGAAGATCCTTACGTCCAACTGCGTTAATGACATCCATGCAGCCAGCACCGACCCGGCACACAGCGGGATCAGAAATGCCCATAGGTTCCGCCGGTAAAAGATATGCCGGGTGGCTTCAGCGCCCCGGGCGGGGGCTTTCAAGGCATCCAGCACCCGGTCCGCCACGTAAATCAGCCACACCACGAGCGCCAGAAGAATGGTGACGCTTACGCTAAGTCGCACATGGAATGAGCGTGCAAAAAGCAATTGCCACAGGGCTGCGACAGCGGGCGCGTCCAGGCTTAGCACTGTCAGCCATAGCAGAGGTGTCGAACCATCGGCCCGCGGCGGACTGACTTCAGCCTGGACCCCAGACCGTGGGTCTTTTGAATCTCGTATGTTATCTGGAGGAATTTGATTCATCGGTGATTGCTATGAATGCGAAGCATATCACACCAACAAGCCTGTACGAGGGTTGGCGCGAGCGGGACTGGCTTACGTGTTACTGGCCTGGGGCCGATCTGCCGCGAGGAACGGTCCACTGGCACTACGCCCTGAATTTGCCATTCCTTCCGGCGGGGGATATATTCCAACCTATAATGGTTCACAGCCCCAGAATTGAGATCAAATACTGCACGCAATGCCGGTGGCTGCTGCGGGCGGCCTGGATGGTGCAGGAACTATTGACTACGTTTCAGGACGAAATCGGTGAAGCGGTGCTCGTGCCCGGTATGGGAGGCGTG is part of the Acidobacteriota bacterium genome and encodes:
- a CDS encoding efflux RND transporter periplasmic adaptor subunit translates to MPSGREEFTMKDYRKAFQITLGLSIVLAAAAAFFGWRYVAQERRAAELKETIMPAPPTGESSAAESSPATAAAALAPLQLSPQRLQSIGVTSGEVKWRELTNEIRAVGNAAVDERLQAYVQTRFSGWITKVYADATYQYVRKGQPLFTVYSPELVTTEQEYLLARKNSGLLAQSTVPGVASGADSLLTAARVRLQQWSIPSREIEHLERTGEVQHNLEIDSPVSGYITERNALPNLYVEPATRLYTIADLSTVWVNAEVFQSDISQIRRGQPATVTSDAYPGRTFYGRVDFVYPQVNMDTRTTKVRLVFQNPGLKLTPGMFVNVILKIPIGRKLAIPVSGVFHTGTRNVVFIDHGGGYLEPREVTLGFRAGDYYSVLQGLKQGEKIVTSANFLLDSESQLQAALGSFVPPPPGAGAAASMSMGNVRQANVEFTTSPSPPRKGSVTIRVKLTGADGKPITGAQVKVLFFMPAMPTMGMAAMQSVFTLNDQEGGFYEGSGQLQGGGTWQVTITAQKNGQTVATKQMSVNAEGGM
- a CDS encoding TolC family protein, which codes for MSILQPRRIGRQQQSVSGSCSIITLYAAVMFAAISCLIPIPVRAVQGVEPPDQAQPAKAATPLSQLVKEAEMNNPQILAARRGWQAATQVPSQVSTLPDPELMVEHMSAGTPLPFDGFHSVEMTYLGFGVSQSIPYPGKLRLRGEIARRKADTLLMQSDTVRRSVIEQVKTAYFRLDYVRQTLSILEKNEKLLAQVEKIAEARYRTGQGNQQDVLKAQLQQTKLLRDATQYFQQMQTLQAQLKQLLNRPQDSADIITEKLTETALPYSSDDLLAAVRTGNSEVGAQHEMMQDRSLQVELARKDFYPDFSVQYLYQHTAAVFPERYMISFGVTLPIFRNRRQRPEVAEAAEQLNSSRRAYEAQVQQAYFEVRDQYLVADSDSKVLKIYREGLIPQATATFDAGLAAYQSAQQDFETLLSSFLDVLNLDIEYWRTLAEHESALARLEQLTGVQIP
- a CDS encoding SelT/SelW/SelH family protein yields the protein MVHSPRIEIKYCTQCRWLLRAAWMVQELLTTFQDEIGEAVLVPGMGGVFEVRISDEMIWSREEQGRFPDIKELKQLVRDHIAPAKDLGHSENRRQ
- a CDS encoding efflux RND transporter permease subunit — encoded protein: MIARLIDWCARNRFLVFTGVFLLVLAGIWSMKSIPLDALPDISDVQVIIHTSWAGQPPNIIEDQVTYPIVTTMLAAPRVKNVRAETMFGDSYVYVIFQDGTDLYWARSRVLEYLQQLQGKLPAGVNPVLGPDATGAGWVYEYVLVDHSHRQNLADLRSLQDWHIRYQLETVPGVAEVATIGGYVRQYQVRLDPDKLQALNIPLSTVIERVRQSSNEVGGRLLELGGAEYMVRGLGYFKSLDDLANIPVATHNGVPVMVKDLGTVSFGPDIREGAVDWNGDGETVGGIVVMRFGQNALNVISGIKQKISEIKSSLPAGVEIVPAYDRSELIQESIGTLQRDLLEEAIIVSLVIIIFLFHFRSALIPIVTLPIAVIASFIPMYYFHVTANIMSLGGLALAIGVLVDAAIVMVENGYRVLSERQQEIAARVSNDNPGHSNLQGPVMNETGSPGTAISEPPVISGHERRMALMGAAKQVGPPIFFSLIIIVVSFLPVFLLEAQEGRMFRPLAWTKTLAIGFSSVLAITLVPVLMLVFIRGRLRPESANPISRFTQAIYLPILRWCLRHRAITLLANLLFFALTIPLAFHMGSQFMPPFYEGDTLYMPTAYPGISITQASNLMQEQDRIIRSFPEVETVMGAVGRSDSATDNAPLSMFDTTIVLKPRSEWPVGMTYSKLVQEMDVRLQFPGLTNTWTMPIQNRLDMELTGIKTPVGLKIQGPTVADIQQAGERVENLLSGLDGVRSVFAERVSQGFYVNIQVNRAQAARYGLTVADVQRAVTSGIGGENIAVNVQGRERYPINVRYSRDFRDNLDMLGRVLLATPTGAQVPVNEVANISYSRGPATIRDEDAELTGYVYVDLNTSDYGGFVQKADAALREKLHLPQGTSYRWSGEYEFEVRAKKRLELILPIVFFVIFLLLYMIFGSVTEAVILILPTFYALTGGLILQRLLGYEFSVAVWVGYIALFGIAIETGVVMVVYLHEALDKRLTSAAPVVHEGIEAAAIEGAVMRLRPKLMTVSVVLASLIPILWESGVGSDVMKPIAAPIVGGMVTSTIHVLILVPVFFAMMKERALRRGTLRRSQDASEEE